From a single Georhizobium profundi genomic region:
- the phnG gene encoding phosphonate C-P lyase system protein PhnG, with protein sequence MASMSWDGRKEAMGLLARADMSLLDHLCQEAGLPRETRVVRPPETGLVTLRGRIGGGGSPFNVGEVTVTRASVEIDGHIGHAYALGRDRKKALQSAICDALCQDEMRREMIEQQILKPLRKAEQEADLRRAAETAATKVDFFTMVRGED encoded by the coding sequence ATGGCTTCGATGAGTTGGGACGGCCGGAAAGAAGCGATGGGTCTGCTTGCCCGCGCTGACATGTCATTACTGGATCACTTGTGCCAGGAGGCTGGTCTGCCTCGGGAGACACGCGTCGTCCGGCCGCCGGAAACCGGCCTTGTCACGCTGCGCGGACGTATTGGCGGCGGTGGTTCGCCGTTCAATGTGGGAGAGGTGACCGTGACGCGGGCGAGCGTCGAGATCGACGGTCACATTGGCCATGCCTATGCGCTGGGACGTGATCGCAAGAAGGCGCTGCAGTCAGCGATCTGCGATGCGCTCTGCCAGGATGAAATGCGGCGCGAGATGATCGAGCAGCAAATCCTCAAACCGCTGCGCAAGGCGGAGCAAGAGGCTGACTTACGGCGTGCCGCAGAGACCGCGGCCACCAAGGTCGACTTTTTCACAATGGTTCGCGGCGAGGACTGA
- a CDS encoding alpha-D-ribose 1-methylphosphonate 5-phosphate C-P-lyase PhnJ: MTGEPFYNFAYLDEQTKRMIRRAILKAIAIPGYQVPFASREMPMPYGWGTGGVQVTAAIIGQDDVLKVIDQGADDTTNAVSIRAFFQKVTNVAVTTDTGAATIIQTRHRIPEHPLTDGQIIVYQVPIPEPLRFLEPRETETRTMHALEEYGLMHVKLYEDIARHGEIATTYAYPVKVEGRYVMDPSPTPKFDNPKMHMSPALQLFGAGRERRIYAIPPYSDVVSLDFDDHPFTVQRFDKPCALCGADDVYLDEVIMDDRGTRMFVCSDTAHCDGRRSEGHVGKQAAVEEARR; the protein is encoded by the coding sequence ATGACCGGGGAACCCTTCTACAATTTCGCCTATCTGGACGAGCAAACCAAGCGCATGATCCGGCGTGCGATCCTCAAGGCGATCGCGATCCCCGGCTATCAGGTGCCTTTCGCCAGCCGGGAAATGCCGATGCCTTACGGCTGGGGGACCGGGGGCGTGCAGGTGACTGCCGCCATCATCGGCCAGGACGATGTGCTCAAGGTCATCGACCAGGGCGCGGACGACACGACGAATGCCGTTTCCATCCGGGCATTCTTCCAGAAGGTGACCAATGTCGCGGTGACCACCGACACGGGCGCCGCAACGATCATCCAGACCCGCCACCGCATACCCGAACATCCGCTGACCGATGGCCAGATCATCGTCTACCAGGTGCCGATCCCCGAGCCGCTGCGCTTCCTCGAGCCGCGGGAGACCGAGACGCGGACGATGCATGCGCTTGAGGAATACGGCTTGATGCACGTCAAGCTCTACGAGGACATCGCCCGTCATGGCGAGATCGCAACGACCTACGCCTATCCGGTCAAGGTGGAGGGTCGCTATGTGATGGATCCGTCGCCGACGCCGAAATTCGACAATCCGAAAATGCACATGTCGCCCGCACTGCAGCTTTTCGGGGCAGGGCGCGAACGGCGCATCTATGCAATCCCGCCCTATAGCGACGTGGTGAGCCTCGATTTCGACGACCATCCCTTCACGGTGCAGCGCTTCGACAAGCCGTGTGCGCTGTGTGGCGCGGACGATGTCTATCTCGACGAGGTGATCATGGACGACCGCGGCACGCGCATGTTCGTCTGCTCCGACACGGCGCACTGCGATGGGCGCCGCTCGGAAGGTCATGTCGGAAAACAGGCCGCTGTCGAGGAGGCACGGCGATGA
- a CDS encoding LysR family transcriptional regulator, which yields MSQAEGLTSQNHLVRKGLKFSQLRLLAVLRDTGQIGAAAEQVGMTQPAASRLMAQLEEMIGTPIFTRHARGVSLTEAGHIMADQAVRTLRELDLSQERVVQAIQGTRGLVRIGSVTGPSLELILPLVREIRVLSPAVEIAVQVDTSNKLAEALLARELDFYVGRIPDGAHAQPFAVSDIGDEPIGLVVRADHPLTRIDPLSLDRCLDYDWVMQPPGGLLRRTAEDYILSKGLRLPRRVLGTASTLFTLALVQKTNAIAPLARAVAEFFIDSSGLGSRLATLPVAPDLTVKTYGVVTRQERDLSPAAETILATLLRRCSPGSMQGGEAGG from the coding sequence ATGAGCCAGGCCGAGGGTCTCACCAGCCAGAACCACCTTGTTCGCAAGGGGCTGAAATTCTCGCAATTGCGGCTGCTGGCCGTCTTGCGGGACACCGGACAGATCGGCGCGGCGGCCGAGCAGGTGGGCATGACGCAGCCGGCCGCATCGCGCCTCATGGCACAACTTGAGGAGATGATCGGCACGCCGATCTTCACCCGCCATGCGCGCGGCGTTTCCTTGACGGAAGCCGGCCACATCATGGCCGATCAGGCGGTACGGACCCTGCGCGAGCTCGATCTTTCGCAGGAACGTGTGGTCCAGGCGATCCAGGGAACGCGTGGCCTCGTGCGCATCGGATCAGTCACCGGCCCATCGCTCGAGCTGATCCTGCCGCTTGTGCGCGAGATCCGGGTGCTTTCGCCGGCCGTGGAAATCGCGGTTCAGGTCGATACGTCGAATAAGCTCGCCGAAGCGCTCCTTGCGCGTGAACTGGATTTCTATGTCGGCCGCATACCCGATGGTGCCCACGCGCAACCATTCGCGGTGTCTGACATCGGTGACGAACCGATCGGCCTCGTGGTGCGGGCGGATCATCCCTTGACCCGGATCGATCCGTTGTCGCTCGACCGGTGTCTCGATTACGATTGGGTGATGCAGCCGCCAGGCGGCCTGCTGCGGCGTACGGCGGAGGACTACATCCTCTCCAAGGGCTTGCGTCTTCCCCGCCGCGTGCTCGGCACCGCGTCCACGCTTTTCACCCTTGCGCTCGTGCAGAAGACGAACGCAATCGCGCCGCTGGCCAGGGCGGTGGCGGAATTCTTCATCGACAGCAGCGGCCTCGGCAGCCGGCTTGCCACCTTGCCCGTGGCGCCCGACCTGACGGTCAAGACCTATGGCGTCGTGACCCGCCAGGAGCGCGATCTCTCTCCCGCTGCAGAAACGATCCTCGCGACGCTGCTGCGCCGCTGTTCACCGGGTAGTATGCAAGGTGGAGAGGCGGGTGGCTGA
- the phnF gene encoding phosphonate metabolism transcriptional regulator PhnF: MADKVGISRSGVALWRQVADQLRGAIDRGEFPPASKLPSEFEIGRQFGVNRHTARAAIAHLASEGLVQTRHGLGTIVTRSGRLSYPIRLRTRLSTGLSDQVASIESRLLGTQEREASPSVASELGLSAGDSLLELETVSIAADRPISLATHWLDASRFKGLADAFEATGSMTAAFRKFGIDDYIRRETRVLAEGAGEAELKHLDLPKGSIVLVATGTNATLDGRAFHLTRTRFAADRIELRIEH; the protein is encoded by the coding sequence ATGGCGGACAAGGTGGGCATTTCCAGAAGCGGGGTCGCGCTGTGGCGCCAAGTGGCGGACCAACTGCGCGGCGCAATCGACCGCGGCGAGTTTCCGCCCGCCTCAAAGCTGCCGTCCGAATTCGAGATCGGTCGACAGTTCGGCGTCAACCGCCACACTGCACGCGCAGCAATCGCGCATCTTGCGTCGGAAGGGTTGGTGCAGACCCGGCACGGGCTTGGCACCATCGTCACCCGCTCAGGCCGCCTGTCCTACCCGATCCGCCTCCGCACACGGCTCAGCACAGGACTGTCCGATCAGGTCGCTTCGATCGAAAGTCGGTTGCTGGGCACGCAGGAACGGGAGGCGAGCCCGAGCGTGGCCTCAGAACTCGGCCTCAGCGCTGGCGACAGCTTGCTGGAACTGGAGACTGTGAGCATTGCCGCAGACCGCCCCATCTCGCTCGCCACGCACTGGCTCGACGCCTCGCGGTTCAAGGGCCTTGCCGACGCCTTCGAAGCGACCGGATCCATGACCGCAGCGTTCCGCAAATTCGGCATTGACGACTATATCCGCCGCGAAACCCGCGTGCTGGCCGAAGGCGCCGGTGAAGCCGAGCTCAAGCATCTCGACCTGCCCAAAGGCTCGATCGTGCTCGTGGCGACTGGAACGAACGCCACGCTTGACGGACGGGCCTTCCACCTCACTCGAACCCGCTTCGCAGCCGACCGCATCGAGTTGCGGATCGAGCATTGA
- a CDS encoding aldose epimerase family protein yields the protein MFGTMPDGQEVVGVRIQAGGFSACILTYGARLQSLNLVGVGHSLVIGAPTLEPYLGPMAYYGAMVGRFANRIGNAGFSIDGTTYQTTPNFLDRHTLHGGSLGLHGHIWDIVDRSDQHVTMTIDLTDGDEGFPGHMHIETRYEIEAPSSLRITTTATTDRATLCSIANHAFFRLGDGDIRQQMLTINAAHYLPVDDELIPTGDVASVGGTAFDFRQPRRIGGHRYDHNFCLRDGRGPLRPAAVLKAPDADIALHVSTTEPGLQFYDGENTQFAVDEAGRSLPAFAGLALEAQAWPDAPNRPNFPDAILRPGEVYRSETLFEIRRSMP from the coding sequence GTGTTCGGAACGATGCCCGATGGGCAGGAGGTCGTCGGGGTTCGCATTCAGGCGGGAGGTTTTAGCGCTTGCATCTTGACCTACGGGGCACGGCTGCAATCGCTGAATTTGGTCGGCGTCGGCCATTCGTTGGTCATCGGTGCCCCGACGCTTGAGCCCTATCTCGGGCCTATGGCCTATTACGGGGCGATGGTCGGTCGTTTCGCCAACCGCATCGGGAACGCCGGGTTCTCCATCGACGGGACGACCTACCAGACGACCCCGAATTTTCTCGACCGCCACACACTCCACGGCGGGAGCCTCGGGCTTCACGGCCACATATGGGACATCGTTGACCGAAGCGATCAGCACGTCACCATGACGATCGACCTGACCGACGGCGACGAAGGGTTTCCGGGTCACATGCACATTGAGACCCGCTATGAGATCGAGGCGCCCTCCTCGCTCCGGATCACGACGACGGCGACGACAGACCGCGCTACCCTCTGCAGCATTGCCAACCATGCCTTTTTCCGTCTGGGAGATGGAGACATCCGGCAGCAGATGCTGACGATCAACGCCGCGCATTATCTACCAGTCGACGACGAGCTTATCCCGACCGGCGACGTCGCCTCGGTCGGCGGCACCGCGTTTGACTTCCGGCAACCGCGCCGGATCGGCGGGCATCGATACGACCACAATTTCTGTCTTCGAGATGGGCGGGGGCCACTGCGGCCGGCCGCTGTTCTGAAAGCACCCGATGCGGATATCGCGCTTCATGTCTCGACGACCGAGCCCGGCCTTCAGTTCTACGATGGCGAAAACACGCAATTTGCTGTCGATGAAGCTGGGCGCAGCCTTCCTGCATTCGCAGGCCTCGCCCTGGAAGCTCAAGCCTGGCCCGATGCACCGAACCGTCCGAATTTTCCGGACGCGATTCTGCGGCCAGGAGAAGTCTACAGAAGCGAAACGCTCTTTGAAATTCGGCGATCGATGCCTTGA
- a CDS encoding carbon-phosphorus lyase complex subunit PhnI: MYVAVKGGEKAIANAHRLLADRRRGNRDLPAIGLEQIVEQLALGVDRVMAEGSLYDRELAALAVRQARGDMIEAIFLLRAYRTTLSRFGYSRPIETGEMRIERRISATFKDLPGGQLLGPTFDYTHRLLDPALAGDEAIPEGERISVDDASPPPRVSALLAEEGLVEEDGSVEGDHIADITREPQDYPMGRDGRLQSLARGDEGFLLALAYSTQRGFGRSHPFAGEIRIGEVEVELDVPELDFAVPVGRVRVTECQMINQFKGSAKAPPQFTRGYGLVFGQSERKAMAMALCDRALRAGELGEETGAPAQDEEFVLSHCDNVQATGFVEHLKLPHYVDFQAELDLVRRMRAVHEAENETADDQREAAE, encoded by the coding sequence ATGTATGTTGCCGTCAAGGGTGGCGAAAAGGCGATCGCCAACGCTCACCGGCTTCTGGCCGACCGTCGTCGGGGCAACCGCGACCTGCCAGCGATCGGGCTCGAGCAGATCGTCGAGCAACTGGCGCTCGGGGTCGATCGCGTCATGGCCGAAGGATCGCTTTACGACCGCGAACTGGCCGCACTCGCCGTTCGGCAGGCGCGGGGCGACATGATCGAGGCGATCTTCTTGCTGCGGGCCTATCGCACCACGCTCAGCCGCTTCGGCTATTCTCGCCCGATCGAGACGGGTGAGATGCGGATCGAGCGACGCATTTCAGCCACCTTCAAGGATCTGCCTGGCGGGCAACTGCTTGGGCCGACTTTTGATTACACGCACCGCCTGCTCGATCCGGCATTGGCCGGCGACGAAGCGATCCCCGAAGGCGAGCGGATCAGCGTCGACGATGCATCGCCGCCGCCGCGCGTGTCGGCGCTGCTTGCCGAAGAAGGTCTGGTGGAAGAAGACGGAAGCGTCGAGGGCGACCATATCGCCGACATCACCCGCGAACCGCAGGACTATCCGATGGGCCGCGACGGACGGCTTCAATCTCTCGCCCGCGGCGACGAAGGCTTTCTGCTCGCGCTCGCCTATTCGACGCAGCGCGGCTTCGGTCGCTCTCATCCTTTCGCCGGCGAAATCCGCATCGGCGAGGTGGAGGTGGAGCTCGATGTTCCCGAGCTCGATTTTGCCGTGCCGGTTGGGCGCGTGCGCGTCACCGAATGCCAGATGATCAACCAGTTCAAGGGCTCGGCGAAGGCGCCGCCGCAGTTCACCCGTGGTTACGGTCTCGTCTTCGGCCAGTCGGAGCGCAAGGCGATGGCCATGGCGCTCTGCGACCGGGCCCTGAGGGCCGGCGAACTAGGCGAAGAGACGGGCGCACCGGCGCAGGACGAAGAGTTCGTGCTGTCCCATTGCGACAACGTGCAGGCCACCGGGTTCGTCGAGCATCTGAAGCTGCCGCATTATGTCGATTTCCAGGCCGAGCTCGATCTGGTGCGCCGCATGCGTGCGGTGCACGAAGCGGAGAACGAGACTGCCGACGACCAGCGGGAGGCCGCCGAATGA
- a CDS encoding sugar ABC transporter ATP-binding protein, translating into MLLSITSLSKSFVGAKALQGVDFELAAGEVHALLGENGAGKSTLIKCLTGAYKRDAGEIRLDGVSIDPSSTAEAQALGIGTVYQEVNLLPNLTVAQNLTFGREPRRFGLVDARAQRAQARAMLEPYGLDIDVDRDLGAYSVAIRQIIAIARAVALSGKVLILDEPTASLDAAEVRMLFTIVRKLRAEGLGIIFVSHFLDQVFAICDRVTVLRNGRKIVTERTADLDRVRLISHMLGRDLEEAAHEHRKHADTDHAQRGPLLTFKAVGRAGMIEPFDLAVGEGEVIGLAGLLGSGRTESAELLFGVRTSDSGSASDQHGRVAHGSPREAIAAGFGFAPEDRKVDGIIAELSVRENIVLALQAKRGWMSKISRQEQDALAERYIGRLDIRTSSADKPIGELSGGNQQKVVLARWLAMNPRFLILDEPTRGIDVGAHAEIVRLIQEITKTGMAVLVISSELEELVAVCDRVIVVRDRRHVTELAGADISTDAIVRAIAKPEAA; encoded by the coding sequence ATGCTCCTGTCGATCACATCGCTGTCGAAAAGCTTCGTCGGCGCCAAGGCGCTTCAGGGCGTCGATTTCGAGCTTGCCGCCGGCGAAGTGCACGCACTGCTCGGCGAAAACGGCGCAGGAAAATCCACGCTGATCAAATGCCTGACGGGCGCCTACAAGCGGGATGCCGGCGAGATCCGCCTGGACGGTGTTTCGATCGATCCATCCTCGACGGCAGAAGCGCAAGCGCTCGGCATCGGCACCGTCTATCAGGAGGTGAACCTCCTGCCCAATCTCACCGTTGCACAGAACCTGACCTTCGGCCGCGAGCCACGCCGTTTTGGCCTCGTCGACGCACGAGCCCAAAGGGCGCAGGCCCGGGCAATGCTGGAGCCTTACGGGCTCGATATCGATGTCGATCGCGATCTTGGCGCCTACTCGGTCGCCATCCGCCAGATCATCGCCATCGCACGCGCCGTGGCGCTTTCGGGCAAGGTTCTGATCCTGGACGAACCGACCGCCAGCCTCGATGCAGCCGAAGTGCGCATGCTGTTCACCATTGTGCGCAAGCTGCGCGCCGAAGGCCTCGGCATCATCTTCGTTTCACACTTTCTCGATCAGGTTTTCGCCATCTGCGACCGCGTCACCGTGCTTCGCAACGGCCGCAAGATTGTCACGGAGAGAACAGCCGACCTCGACCGCGTGCGTCTGATTTCCCATATGCTCGGCCGCGACCTGGAAGAAGCGGCGCACGAGCACCGCAAGCATGCGGATACGGATCACGCTCAGCGCGGCCCGCTGCTCACGTTCAAAGCCGTCGGCCGCGCCGGCATGATCGAACCCTTCGATCTAGCTGTCGGCGAAGGCGAAGTGATCGGACTTGCCGGCCTGCTCGGCTCCGGGCGCACCGAAAGCGCGGAGCTTCTTTTCGGCGTCCGCACCAGCGACAGCGGCAGCGCCTCCGACCAGCACGGGCGCGTCGCCCATGGCAGCCCGCGCGAGGCGATCGCTGCCGGCTTCGGCTTTGCGCCGGAAGACCGCAAGGTCGATGGCATCATCGCCGAATTGTCCGTGCGCGAAAACATCGTTCTGGCGCTGCAGGCCAAACGCGGCTGGATGTCGAAGATCTCGCGCCAGGAGCAGGATGCGCTTGCCGAACGCTATATCGGCCGCCTCGACATCCGAACATCGAGCGCGGACAAGCCGATCGGAGAATTGTCGGGCGGCAACCAGCAGAAGGTGGTTCTCGCGCGCTGGCTGGCAATGAACCCGCGCTTCCTGATTCTCGATGAACCCACCCGCGGCATCGACGTGGGCGCCCACGCCGAGATCGTTCGGCTCATCCAGGAGATCACGAAGACCGGCATGGCCGTGCTCGTCATCTCGTCCGAACTCGAAGAGCTCGTCGCTGTCTGCGATCGTGTCATCGTGGTGCGTGACAGGCGCCATGTCACCGAACTCGCCGGCGCCGACATCAGCACGGACGCGATCGTCCGCGCGATCGCGAAGCCCGAGGCTGCTTGA
- the ytfQ gene encoding galactofuranose ABC transporter, galactofuranose-binding protein YtfQ, whose product MTRVLLAGAALLALSAAASAQTVGFSQIGSESGWRAAETTLTRQQAEERGYTLQFSDAQQRQENQIAALRSFIAQGVDAILIAPVVATGWDSVLQEAQEAEIPVVLLDRQVDSSDDLYLTAVGSDLVHEGEVAGEWLLGEVGEEECRVVELQGTTGSSPAIDRAQGFRNAIEGHANVEIVRSQTGDFTRAGGKSVMESFLQAEGGGENICALYAHNDDMAIGAIQAIKEAGLAPGEDIKIVSIDAVPDIFQAMAAGEANATVELTPNMAGPAFDALEAYWADGTEPEKFIQTESRLYTQADDPAAEYEARKDLGY is encoded by the coding sequence ATGACCAGAGTACTTCTTGCCGGGGCGGCCTTGCTCGCTCTATCGGCAGCAGCATCAGCACAGACAGTCGGCTTCTCGCAGATCGGATCGGAATCCGGCTGGCGCGCCGCCGAAACGACGCTCACGCGGCAGCAGGCCGAAGAGCGCGGCTATACGCTTCAGTTCTCCGACGCACAGCAGCGCCAGGAAAACCAGATCGCAGCCTTGCGGTCGTTCATCGCGCAGGGCGTCGATGCCATTCTCATCGCGCCCGTTGTCGCGACGGGATGGGACAGCGTGCTTCAGGAAGCACAGGAGGCCGAAATCCCGGTCGTGCTTCTTGACCGCCAGGTCGATTCCTCGGACGATCTCTATCTGACAGCCGTCGGTTCGGATCTCGTCCACGAAGGCGAAGTCGCCGGCGAATGGCTCCTCGGCGAAGTCGGTGAGGAGGAGTGCCGGGTGGTCGAATTACAGGGAACCACGGGTTCGTCGCCGGCAATCGACCGGGCACAGGGCTTCCGCAATGCCATCGAAGGCCATGCCAATGTCGAGATCGTGCGCAGCCAGACCGGCGACTTCACGCGCGCCGGCGGCAAGAGCGTAATGGAAAGCTTCCTGCAGGCCGAAGGCGGTGGCGAAAACATCTGCGCGCTTTACGCCCACAATGACGACATGGCGATCGGCGCCATTCAGGCGATCAAGGAAGCCGGGCTTGCACCTGGCGAAGACATCAAGATCGTCTCCATCGACGCCGTTCCGGACATCTTCCAGGCCATGGCTGCAGGCGAGGCGAATGCAACGGTGGAATTGACGCCGAACATGGCTGGCCCCGCCTTCGACGCGCTGGAAGCCTATTGGGCGGATGGCACCGAGCCGGAGAAGTTCATCCAGACGGAATCGCGCCTCTACACCCAGGCAGACGATCCGGCAGCCGAATATGAGGCTCGCAAGGATCTCGGTTACTAA
- a CDS encoding ABC transporter permease, which translates to MIRSLQRITPQLLTLAALVALVTLFFPNFISISYDGARFVGPIVDVLKRSAPVALLAVGMTLVIATRGIDLSVGTVMAIAGAVAAYAITSGFGLPATLALALLAGLAAGLWNGCLVALIGIQPIVATLILMTAGRGIAQLITEGRILTFSNNDFAFIGSGTVYGMPFPTILWLATAILVAALMRRTALGLLIEATGINRAASALAGVNATVILIAVYMASGFCAALAGIVATADIRGADANNAGLWLELDAILAVVIGGNSLLGGRFSIAGAMIGALIIQTINTGIVLAGFPSEYNLVIKAGLVLVILVMQSPNLSADWFYLKTLISERRTARAERKEAS; encoded by the coding sequence ATGATACGCTCGCTTCAACGCATCACGCCGCAGCTCTTGACGCTGGCTGCCCTCGTCGCGCTTGTGACGCTGTTCTTCCCGAACTTCATTTCCATTTCCTACGATGGCGCACGCTTTGTCGGGCCGATCGTGGATGTGCTCAAGCGATCGGCACCGGTTGCGCTGCTCGCCGTCGGCATGACGCTCGTCATCGCCACGCGCGGGATCGATCTCTCCGTCGGCACAGTCATGGCGATCGCCGGCGCCGTCGCGGCCTATGCGATCACGTCCGGCTTCGGCCTTCCCGCGACATTGGCATTGGCGCTGCTGGCGGGTCTTGCCGCAGGTTTGTGGAACGGATGCCTCGTTGCGCTCATCGGCATCCAGCCCATCGTCGCGACGCTGATCCTGATGACGGCCGGTCGCGGGATCGCGCAATTGATCACCGAAGGCCGCATCCTCACTTTCTCCAACAACGATTTCGCGTTCATCGGCTCGGGCACGGTTTACGGCATGCCGTTCCCCACCATTCTCTGGCTTGCAACGGCGATCCTGGTTGCTGCGCTGATGCGGCGAACCGCACTTGGACTTCTCATCGAAGCGACGGGCATCAACCGTGCGGCAAGCGCTCTCGCCGGCGTCAATGCCACCGTGATCCTGATCGCCGTCTACATGGCATCGGGCTTCTGCGCGGCGCTGGCAGGCATCGTGGCGACAGCCGACATCCGCGGCGCCGACGCGAACAATGCCGGGCTGTGGCTTGAACTCGACGCGATCCTGGCTGTCGTCATCGGTGGAAATTCGCTGCTTGGCGGACGCTTCTCGATCGCCGGTGCGATGATCGGCGCATTGATCATCCAGACGATCAACACCGGCATCGTCCTTGCCGGCTTTCCGTCGGAATACAATCTCGTCATCAAGGCAGGTCTGGTCCTCGTCATCCTCGTGATGCAATCACCAAACCTCTCGGCCGACTGGTTCTATCTGAAGACGCTGATCAGTGAACGGCGCACCGCACGGGCAGAGCGGAAGGAAGCGTCATGA
- the araD1 gene encoding AraD1 family protein, whose product MLLSQYRREDGKAQIVAREGTEAYDVATDASLYELALACANDGADLRSSILNLGLRKAVDLASLCADGRLLPPVLHPDPSHLHLTGTGLTHLGSASTRAAMHEKASDNETDSMRMFRMGLEGGKPLNGAPGVQPEWFYKGNGDALVAPCGALACPAYAEDGGEEPEIAGIYVIGNDGEPYRVGFALANEFSDHIMEKRNYLYLAHSKLRQAAVGPELLVGPLPDSIEGTSRIRRGAEVVFEKPFLSGEANMSHSIANLEHHHFKYGIFRRPGDVHVHMFGTATLSFAEGFAAQNGDVFEIEAAAFGLPLTNRLEIVTKPDKEKRQTVRML is encoded by the coding sequence TTGCTGCTCTCACAGTACCGTCGCGAAGATGGAAAGGCCCAGATCGTTGCTCGCGAGGGCACGGAAGCCTACGACGTCGCGACCGATGCATCGCTTTACGAACTGGCCTTAGCCTGCGCGAACGATGGCGCCGATCTCAGATCGTCGATCCTTAATCTTGGCCTGCGCAAGGCCGTGGACCTGGCATCGCTCTGCGCCGATGGCCGGCTCCTGCCGCCCGTCCTGCATCCGGATCCGAGCCACCTGCACCTGACGGGAACCGGGCTGACCCATCTGGGATCGGCATCGACACGCGCGGCCATGCACGAGAAAGCTAGCGATAATGAGACCGATTCCATGCGGATGTTCCGCATGGGTCTCGAAGGCGGCAAGCCCTTGAACGGCGCACCGGGCGTGCAGCCGGAATGGTTTTACAAAGGCAATGGCGACGCGCTGGTCGCGCCTTGCGGCGCGCTTGCATGCCCTGCCTATGCCGAGGACGGTGGCGAAGAGCCCGAAATTGCCGGCATCTATGTCATCGGCAACGATGGGGAGCCCTATCGTGTCGGCTTCGCGCTCGCCAATGAGTTTTCCGACCACATCATGGAGAAGCGGAACTACCTCTATCTCGCGCACTCCAAACTGCGCCAGGCCGCGGTCGGGCCGGAACTGCTCGTCGGCCCCTTGCCGGACAGCATCGAAGGGACGAGTCGTATCCGGCGAGGCGCAGAGGTGGTCTTCGAAAAGCCGTTCCTCTCGGGTGAGGCGAACATGTCCCATTCGATCGCCAACCTCGAGCATCATCATTTCAAATACGGCATCTTCCGCCGGCCCGGCGACGTCCACGTCCACATGTTCGGAACGGCGACACTATCCTTTGCCGAAGGGTTCGCGGCGCAGAATGGCGACGTTTTCGAAATCGAGGCTGCCGCCTTCGGTTTGCCCCTGACCAATCGGCTGGAGATCGTCACGAAGCCTGACAAGGAAAAGCGCCAGACCGTGCGCATGCTTTGA
- the phnH gene encoding phosphonate C-P lyase system protein PhnH, with product MTAFATQQPADPVFRAQANFRALMDALSRPGSIQRLLVDDDAGAIDADLAAIAQTLIDHETFLWLSPSLADDRKAREWLAFATGAPLVDAPERAAFALVAEADALPDLRAFGQGTQEYPDCSTTIVKACGGLTHGPRLACSGPGIKTPTTVAPAGLGTDFVERWAENRVLFPRGVDLILCAGGGVMGMPRTLTIKRLEV from the coding sequence ATGACCGCTTTCGCAACACAGCAGCCTGCCGATCCGGTCTTCCGCGCACAGGCGAATTTTCGGGCATTGATGGACGCGCTGTCGCGTCCCGGCTCGATCCAGCGGCTTCTCGTCGATGATGACGCCGGCGCCATTGATGCCGATCTGGCCGCCATTGCGCAGACGCTCATCGATCACGAGACGTTCCTGTGGCTGAGTCCGTCGCTCGCCGACGATAGGAAAGCGCGCGAGTGGCTCGCTTTCGCAACGGGCGCGCCGCTCGTCGATGCGCCCGAGCGCGCCGCCTTCGCGCTCGTCGCCGAGGCCGATGCGCTGCCCGACCTTCGCGCTTTCGGGCAGGGAACGCAGGAATATCCGGATTGCTCGACCACCATCGTCAAGGCCTGCGGAGGCCTCACGCATGGACCGCGCCTGGCTTGCTCGGGCCCGGGCATCAAGACGCCAACGACCGTGGCACCCGCCGGTCTCGGCACGGATTTCGTCGAGCGCTGGGCGGAGAACCGGGTGCTGTTCCCCCGCGGTGTCGATCTCATTCTGTGTGCCGGGGGCGGCGTGATGGGCATGCCGCGCACACTCACCATCAAACGCCTGGAGGTCTGA